The Halostagnicola larsenii XH-48 DNA segment CCCGAGATCGTTGAGTCCGCGCTTTACCATTAACGCGTGCTCTCGCATCCATGGATCGTCCTCACTCGAGTACTCGACCGGAACCCGATCGAGTACTGAACCAGCTGTTGCACTGTATTCAAGCGGCGGCGATTCAGCGTCGACGGTCTCCCACTCTCGCCAGTACTTCGTCTCGACGGTCTCTGGAACGCCGTCCGGAACGTTCGGTTCGAGACTTTCGCCGCGACTGCTGTTACAACCCGCGAGTACACTCGCCCCGAGCGCCCCAGCGGTCGTGGCGATGTACCCGCGCCGTGTTAGTCGATCACCAGCCCGTGTGACCGAACCATCATGATTATCTTTCGGAGACATCCACTCTCACGTTACGAACTAACTAGGATTGGTGTTCTCCCGATTGCCCTCGATAGCTATCGGTCTTTAAATCGGGGAAGGAATTAGACTAGGAGTCCCTGCCGGCCGAACTGTGAGCGTCCTCACTCTCGAGATCCGTAGATGATTTCGAGTAACGTTCGTTCGGCGGTCCGAAGTCGTTCGCTTACTGTCGATTGTGCAACATCAAGTTCGTCCGCGAGTTCGGTCGCCGACATCTCTCGTGGAACGTGAAAGTAGCCGCGGTTGTACGCTATCTCGAGGACCGCCAACTGTTCGTCGGTGAGCTTCGAGACGAGAACCTCCTTTAGACGCCCGCTGTCGAGTGGCTCTCCGGGTTCTTTGTCCTGCGTAACTGACAGTAGTTCGAACTCACCAAGCGTTTCCTGGATCTCGTCGGCCATCGAGCGAAACTGGTTCCAATCGCGTGTGGTAGTCACAATTTCGAACACTCCGTTTTGGAGTACGATACGGTTCGGAATTGCCTCCTGGCGTAAAACCAGACTCAAGATAAACGGATAGGACTCGGTCGCCAGAAGGGTCAGCCGGTGAATCCCGATTTCGTCCGACGCGGTCGGGATTTCGCTACTGTAATACAGCGATGCACCAGAAATTCCCTCGAGAACTGTTTCGGGGTCGAAGGCCGTATTCGAGGCGACGGTCAGCGATTCGATCCATGTCCCGTCTTCGACGTAGAACGCATTGTCGAGTTCGATGCTTCGGATATCGTCCATTTCACGGTGAATTTTCCCCATCACGCCCGTCGGCACCGTCGTGAACTCGACACGTAGAATTGTGAACCCCTCGTACAGGAAAAATCTGCCCCGTTCATATATAAGTCACCATCTTCGAGGCGAGAGTGCACGTAGAAAGTCCGAAACATGATTCTCCTCGCCTTCACGGCAAGGTTTCCTCGCGCTGGGGTATCGACTACTGACCCACGGAGACAAGTCCGGCGTATGGGCTGACGCGTCTGTCGAGTTGGCCGAAAAACCGTTAGTATAACTAATGTCGATTGGCATCTGAACGACAATGGCGAACACCCCTCCGACACAAGATCAAAACCAATCGGTCGTCGACCGCGCACGTGAGGTCATCCCAGGTGGCGCACAGACGGGGTTACGAGCTCAGGCGTACAACACGGGCGATATCGCCTTCGAATCTGCGTCTGACGCCACGTTAACGACCGTCACCGACGAGCAGTACACCGACTACCACCTTGGGTTCGGCCCAGTCATCCTCGGCCATGCCCACGACGATGTCGACGCGGCGGCCCAAGCAGCCATCGACGACGGCGTATTGTATGGAGCGGGTACGACACCCCTCGAGGTCGAGGTCGCCGAACGGCTGGTCGACCTCTTGCCCAGCGTTGAGATGGTGAATTTCTGTAACAGCGGCAGCGAAGCCACCTATCACGCGATCAGGCTCGCACGAGCTGCCACCGGCAACAAGAAGGTACTAAAGTTCGAAGGATGTTACCACGGCTGGCACGACTACGTCGACGTGAGCGTCTATCCGCCTACCGACCGCGTCGGTGAACGGTACCCCGAGTCCGACGGTATGCTTTCGGCCGCCGTCGAGAATACGCTTATCGCCCCCTTCAACGACCCCGAGGCGGTCAACGAAATCCTACACGAACACGGTGACGAACTCGCGGCGGTCATCCTCGAGCCGATTCCCCACTCTGTCGGTTGTCTACTGCCACGGATAGAGTTCCTCGAGACCCTGCGCGAGGCGACAGCAGTACACGACGTCCCGCTGATCTTCGACGAGGTCATCAGCGGCTTCCGCCACTCGCCACATGGCGTCCAGGGCGAGGTCGGCGTCACACCAGATCTCACCTGCGTCGCAAAGGCCCTAGGTAACGGGTATCCAGTGGCAGCAGTCGGTGGACGGGCGGATCTGCTCGCCCAAGCAGGCGGCGACAACGAGTCCGGCGTTGTCATCAGCGGAACTTACTCGGGGAGTCTCCCGGGACTGGCTGCCGCGCGCGAGACTATCGACACCATTGTCGCGAATGATGTCCAGGCGTATCTGACCGACCTTGGCGACCGCTATCGCGACGGCCTGAATGATCTCCTCGAGGACCATGACATCAACGGACGGATCGTTGGCCACCGGAGTATCTTCAGCGTCCAGTTCGGGGTACGCGGCGAACCCCACAACTACGAGGACATTCTCGGTCTTGACGAGAAGCGATTCCATACATTCGCGGCGGGTATGCGCGAACGTGGCCACTTTTTCACGCCGAACCCGTACAAGCGACACCACCTTTCGGCCGCCCATGACGAGACTCACTTGGAGTCCTATCTTGACGCCGCCGACGCGGTGTTCGCCGACCTCTGAGCCGAGCGTTTCGTCATTATACGTCTGCGAGGAGTGCGATACCGTTGCGAACGCAGACATCAACGGCGCTGAGAACCTTCGACGAAAAGAAACTCCGAGTTCGTCACCGGACAGGAGTAACGGCTGGTTGGCACAGCCAGCAGTTCACCTGTTCAATCGTAGCGAGGGTCGTTTCTCCCCGCGTGAACAGGTCATAGACTGCAAACCCTAATATCCCACCGGGGGTCGGGATTCCACGTCGGTTACGGCGTGAAGGATGTCAATCACCCTCCTGTACTCTTCATTCAGGGCGAAATTAAACTGGTGTACTAGGAACATGTCCTAGACAATTCCCTGCCATCAATGTGGACTCGAGAGAGCGGGCTAAACAACGGCTAACGAATCTGTCTCTCCTTCTTGTCAATGAACCGCTGGGGGCTTGACTCCGAGGCACTCGGCCTGCTTTTTCTGAAGATAGCTTCCTTAAACGTGTCGCGTAACGTCGCCTGAGTCGAACAATTGCAAGTCATCGCGTTCGGATACAGCTTTCTGAACGAGCCGTGTTGCTCCGCTTCGTGTGAATAACGCGTATTTTGTATCTGTCTCACCAGTCTCTGGCGTCCAGCGGATTTCAGCGGCATGGTCGTCGAGTGAGGCGAGCGCACCATAGTCGAGGGGCGCATTGGTAAACTTGCACTCACCCACAACCATCGTCCCATCTTTGGTGAATCCGACGGCGTCAACCTCATACTCCTTGTACCACCAGCGGCCGATATTGAGGAACGTCTTCTCTGGGTAAAGGTTCGGCAGGGCGTCTGGCAACGTTTCTCGAATTCTTGACTAACGAAGTTGGCGAGTTCTGGTTCGATGACTGCGTCATACGCATCCTTACCCAGACGTTCATATCGATCTTCCTTGCCGTAGGCGAATCGGAACCAGAAACGGAACAAGGGATCCAAGAGACGATAGCGTCCGCAGCGTGACTTTGCTTTCTCTTCGGTGATCGGAACCTCTCGCTCGATAAGTCGCAGACGCACTAATTTCTGGGTATACGTTGAAATCTGTTTTCCATCGATATCCATT contains these protein-coding regions:
- a CDS encoding helix-turn-helix domain-containing protein — its product is MGKIHREMDDIRSIELDNAFYVEDGTWIESLTVASNTAFDPETVLEGISGASLYYSSEIPTASDEIGIHRLTLLATESYPFILSLVLRQEAIPNRIVLQNGVFEIVTTTRDWNQFRSMADEIQETLGEFELLSVTQDKEPGEPLDSGRLKEVLVSKLTDEQLAVLEIAYNRGYFHVPREMSATELADELDVAQSTVSERLRTAERTLLEIIYGSRE
- a CDS encoding aspartate aminotransferase family protein is translated as MANTPPTQDQNQSVVDRAREVIPGGAQTGLRAQAYNTGDIAFESASDATLTTVTDEQYTDYHLGFGPVILGHAHDDVDAAAQAAIDDGVLYGAGTTPLEVEVAERLVDLLPSVEMVNFCNSGSEATYHAIRLARAATGNKKVLKFEGCYHGWHDYVDVSVYPPTDRVGERYPESDGMLSAAVENTLIAPFNDPEAVNEILHEHGDELAAVILEPIPHSVGCLLPRIEFLETLREATAVHDVPLIFDEVISGFRHSPHGVQGEVGVTPDLTCVAKALGNGYPVAAVGGRADLLAQAGGDNESGVVISGTYSGSLPGLAAARETIDTIVANDVQAYLTDLGDRYRDGLNDLLEDHDINGRIVGHRSIFSVQFGVRGEPHNYEDILGLDEKRFHTFAAGMRERGHFFTPNPYKRHHLSAAHDETHLESYLDAADAVFADL